TGCTGATCTGGTCGACCCTGGCTGGCAGCAAGTTTGCCTGGGCGTCGTGGCAGACGGCGGCGCTGGTCGCGGGCGGCATCGTGATCCTGGCGCTGGCCGTGCTGGTCGAGTCGCGCGCCGCGGAGCCGATCATCCCGCTCGGCATCTTCCGCAACCGCACCGTCTCCCTGACCACCGTCGCGTCGATCCTGGTCGGCGTCGCGATGTTCGGCGGCACGGTCTTCCTGGCCCAATACTTCCAGGTCTCGCTCGGCAAGTCGCCAACCGTCGCCGGCCTGATGAGCCTGCCGCTGATCTTCGGCCTGCTGGTCTCGTCGACGGTGGCCGGCCAGCTGATCACCAAGCACGGCCGGTGGAAGGCCTACCTGGTGGCCGGCGCGCTGATCATGACGGTCGGCATGCTGCTGCTCGGCACGATCGGCGCCACCACCAGCGTCGTGCTGATCTCGGTCTACATGGCGGTGCTCGGCATCGGCGTCGGCATGCTGATGCAGAACCTGGTGCTGGCCGCGCAAAACGACGTGCCGGCCGCGGAACTCGGCGCCGCCACGTCGGTGCTGACGTTCTTCCGGAGCATGGGCGGCGCGATCGGCGTCAGCGCTCTGGGCGCCGTGCTGGCCAGCAAGGTGACCAGCGGCCTGACCGAGCGCCTCGGCGCACCGGCGGGCGGCGGCTCCGGCAGTGCGGCTGTCCCCAACCTGGCCGACCTGCCCGAGCCGGTGCGCCGGATCGTCGAAGACGTCTACGGCAACGCCACCGCGGACCTGTTCCTGATCGGTGCCCCGATCGCGTTCCTCGCGGTGCTGGCGGTCGTCTTCATCAAGGAGAAGCCGCTGTCGACGCTGAGCGGTGACGAGCGCCGGGCCCAGGAGGCGCCGGCCATCCACTGACCGATACGTCGAGAGACCCCCTGCCTTCGTGGCGGGGGGTCTCTCGCGGTCTACCCTCGCATGCGCTCGACCAGGATCAGGACGTGCGGGTCAGGCTCGCGATCTCGGCCTGGGAGAGCTTCAGGTCGAGTGCGGCCAGGTTGTCTTCCAGGTGGGCGAGGTCACCCGTACCCGGAATGGGCAGCATCGCCGGCGACCGCCCGAGCAGCCAGGCGAGCACCACCTGGCGGGCCGAGGCGGAGTGCCGCTCGGCGATCTCGTGGATGGTCGGGTTCTTGTCGAGGTCCTGGATCGGCGCCCACGGCAGGAACACCATCGACTCCTGCTCGCACAGGTCGACGATGGTCTCGGAGGCCCGGTCGTCGACGTTGTAGCGGTTCTGGATCGACACGATCGGCGTCATCCGCTGCGCGATCCGGATCTGCTCTTCGTCTACGTTGGACAGACCGATATGCCGGATCTTGCCCTGGTTCTTCAGCTCGACGATCGCGCCGAGCGAGTCTTCGAACGGCACCTTCGGGTCGGGCCGGTGAAACTGGTAGAGGGGAATCTCGTCGAGCTTCAGCCGGCGAAGCGAGCCCTCGGCGACCTCGACCAGGTGCTCGGGGCGCCCGTCGGCCGGCCAGGCCATGTTGGGCCCGGGCCGGAGCAGGCCACCTTTGGTGGCGATGACCAGATCTTCCGGGTACGGGTAGAGCGCCTCGGCGATCAGCTCCTCGCTCACGTCGGGGCCGTAGGAGTCCGCGGTGTCGATGAAGTTGATGCCGGCGTCGACGACCCGGCGCAGCACGGCGATGGCTTCGCCCTTGTCGGCCGGCGGACCCCAGATGCCCGGCCCGGTGATGCGCATGGCGCCGTAACCGAACCGGTTGACGGTGAGATCCCCGCCGACGTCGATCGTCCCCGCGGAGCTGGCGTTGGGCATGGTGCAGACACTCCAATCCGATGTCGGAGGCAGGCGCGACACGCCTACCCCCTACCGAACTGGAGCCTAGCTCCGCTCCGGGCGTGGCTCCCAGTCCCGCTTTTCTGATCAGCCACCCGTCTTCTGGATGGCCGCGATCTCGGCGTGCGTAAGTTCCAGATCGAGCGCGCCGAGGTTGTCGTCAAGGTGTGCTGGGTCACTCGTACCCGCGATGGGCAGAATCGACGGCGACCGCCCGAGCATCCAGGCCAGCATCACCTGGCGCGGTTCGGCGTCGTGCCGCTCGGCGATCTCGCGTACGGTCGGGTTCTCGGCGGCTCCGGTCATCGGCTCCCAGGGCAGGAACACCATCTGCTCCTGCTCGCACAGGTCCACAATCGACTCCGGCCGGCGATCGTTGAGGTTGTAACGGTTCTGGACCGAGACAATCGGCACCATCCGCTGCGCGACCCGGATTTCCTCTTCGGTCACATTGGACACACCGACATGCACGATCTTGCCCTGCTCCTTGAGCTGCACGACGGCGCCCATCGAGTCTTCGAACGGCACCTTCGGGTCGGGCTTGTGAAACTGGAAGAGCGGGATCTGGTCGAGCCTCAGCCGCCGAAGCGACCCCTCGCACGCCTCGATGATGTGCTCCGGCCGCCCGTCTTTGGGCCAGAACCCGTCGGGCTCGCCGTCGTCGGGACCAGTGCGGACCAGACCGGCTTTGGTGGTGATGACCAGATCGTCCGGGTAGGGATAGAGCGCCTCCGCGATCAGCTCTTCACTCACGTTGGGCCCGTAGGAGTCGGCCGTGTCGATAAAGTTGATCTCGTTCTCGACGGCCCGACGCAGGACCGCGATGGCGTCTTCTCGGTTGGTCGGCGGCCCCCAGATGCCCGGCCCGGTG
This genomic interval from Asanoa ferruginea contains the following:
- a CDS encoding MDR family MFS transporter, which encodes MSRREVLSALSGLMVGLFVSILASTIVGNALPRIIADLHGSQSVYTWIVTTELLAMTATVPLWGKMADLYSRKLLIQLSLCLFVAGSLIAGFTPNVEILIVSRVVQGVGAGGMTALAMIVMAAMIPPRELGRYSGIFGAVFGVGTIAGPLIGGVLVDTSWLGWRWCFLFGVPFTLLSIYLLQRTLHLPVARRKVTIDWLGAFLIIAGISTLLIWSTLAGSKFAWASWQTAALVAGGIVILALAVLVESRAAEPIIPLGIFRNRTVSLTTVASILVGVAMFGGTVFLAQYFQVSLGKSPTVAGLMSLPLIFGLLVSSTVAGQLITKHGRWKAYLVAGALIMTVGMLLLGTIGATTSVVLISVYMAVLGIGVGMLMQNLVLAAQNDVPAAELGAATSVLTFFRSMGGAIGVSALGAVLASKVTSGLTERLGAPAGGGSGSAAVPNLADLPEPVRRIVEDVYGNATADLFLIGAPIAFLAVLAVVFIKEKPLSTLSGDERRAQEAPAIH
- a CDS encoding aldo/keto reductase; this translates as MPNASSAGTIDVGGDLTVNRFGYGAMRITGPGIWGPPADKGEAIAVLRRVVDAGINFIDTADSYGPDVSEELIAEALYPYPEDLVIATKGGLLRPGPNMAWPADGRPEHLVEVAEGSLRRLKLDEIPLYQFHRPDPKVPFEDSLGAIVELKNQGKIRHIGLSNVDEEQIRIAQRMTPIVSIQNRYNVDDRASETIVDLCEQESMVFLPWAPIQDLDKNPTIHEIAERHSASARQVVLAWLLGRSPAMLPIPGTGDLAHLEDNLAALDLKLSQAEIASLTRTS
- a CDS encoding aldo/keto reductase, with protein sequence MANASAAGTIDVGGDLTVNRFGFGAMRITGPGIWGPPTNREDAIAVLRRAVENEINFIDTADSYGPNVSEELIAEALYPYPDDLVITTKAGLVRTGPDDGEPDGFWPKDGRPEHIIEACEGSLRRLRLDQIPLFQFHKPDPKVPFEDSMGAVVQLKEQGKIVHVGVSNVTEEEIRVAQRMVPIVSVQNRYNLNDRRPESIVDLCEQEQMVFLPWEPMTGAAENPTVREIAERHDAEPRQVMLAWMLGRSPSILPIAGTSDPAHLDDNLGALDLELTHAEIAAIQKTGG